The Mytilus galloprovincialis chromosome 2, xbMytGall1.hap1.1, whole genome shotgun sequence genome has a window encoding:
- the LOC143064178 gene encoding uncharacterized protein LOC143064178, whose amino-acid sequence MAPETREKCIRQGKIGLASPCPLCRDEYLTVDYRNIKLLRQFLNPFTGDVLPSLKTGVCLQRLKELQIQRLKAIDYGFIQMPLKQRHYDCSEYHNLAKESEEKSKLLSNSTSTDMDTLEDAMASPVDISSSIETNMAASDDPEDWNNEQKKLAGDEDQSDSSSDSSSDSGSESDSDSSSEPDDSGPPYDTKDKPEDHSS is encoded by the exons ATGGCACCTGAAACAAGAGAGAAATGTATT AGACAAGGAAAAATTGGTTTAGCAAGTCCATGTCCTCTTTGTCGAGATGAATACTTAACTGTGGATTATAGA AATATAAAATTACTGAGACAATTTTTAAATCCATTTACTGGTGATGTTTTGCCTTCATTAAAGACCGGAGTTTGTCTACAAAGATTGAAGGAATTACAGATACAAAGATTAAAGGCTATAGACTATG gttttataCAGATGCCCCTTAAACAAAGACATTATGACTGTAGTGAATACCATAATCTAGCAAAAGAATCAGAAGAGAAATCTAAACTTTTGTCTAATTCAACAAGTACAGATATGGATACCTTGGAGGATGCAATGGCCTCCCCAGTAGATATTTCTTCTTCAATAGAAACAAACATGGCTGCTTCAGATGATCCAGAAGATTGGAATAATGAACAAAAGAAATTGGCAGGAGATGAAGACCAATCAGATTCTTCTTCTGATTCTTCTTCAGATTCAGGATCAGAATCTGACTCAGATTCCAGTTCAGAACCAGATGATTCTGGACCTCCTTATGACACTAAAGATAAACCAGAAGATCATTCTAGCTAA